The bacterium nucleotide sequence GGCCGGGGCACATCGTCGAATTCAACGCGCGCGTCGTGCTTACGGGCAACACGAGCATGGTCATCAAGATCGAGGTATACGGCGAGGAGCCGCTGTCGGCGGAGCGATATCACTGCTGCACGGCGTTTTTCACTTTCGTCGCGCTCGGCCCGGGCGGCAAGCCGTCCCCGGTGCCGGAGCTGATTATCGAAACGCCGGAAGAGATCGCGGACGCGGAGCGCGCGCGCCAGGTCAGGGCGGCTTCAAAGGAGCGCATAAAATTGGCCGGGGAAGTTCCGGTCATGCGAACGCTGGACCGCGGCGCGCATTGAGCATGCAAAGCGCGCGCCGCGTCATTTACGGAGGCGATGAAAGCGCCAAGGCGTCCGAATTTTGAATCAAAGGAAGCGGAATGTCCGTGGTTGAAGCGGGAAGTTGGGTTGGCAGCTCGGGGGCCGGCGAAAGGCTGGCCTTTCCGTTGCTCGCGGAAGTTGTCTCGGGCTCGCGGGAACTTAGCCCCGAATTGCGGAAGCTCCCGATCGAGCTTGTCCTTCCCGTGCGAGTATCTCTTTCGGACGGCATAATTACGATAATCCCCGATCCCAAAGGGCACAGGCATCCGGTTCCCCATTGGGCGAGGCCGGCGGTTCTATGGGTTTACTATCCAACAGCGCTTTGGCTTTTGTTGAACGTAATGTTTTACCTGCGAGGGCTGGTGTTCAAGTTCGCGGGCGAAAACGCCCAGGACAACTCCATGCTCGTTTTGTCCTTTGCGATGTGGGGGCTGATCGCGCTGCCAATCTCCGCTTTCATCGCACTCGCTGTTTCGAGATCGCTTAAAGCGGATTTCCGTTATGATATTCAATGGGACGCGGCGAAACCGATTTGGCTCGGGGATCACCACTGCGAAGTGATGGCAATCAAACCGCGCAGAGCTTCGGCCAAACACATCCTGCTGCTTCTTCCGGCGAAAGCCCAAAGGGTACATGACTGGCCGAGAGTTCCCGTTCTTCCGATGTCCGGCTTGCTGAATATATGGTATTTCTATACCGCAAGCGACAATTTCACGCCGCTCGGCAAGCACTACTGGTTTTTCTGGTGGCTGACAAATTTGATATCGCCCGCCGTTCTGCTCGTGGGAGTGGATCTGATACTAAGGCTGCCCGGCCCCGCCCTCCAAGGCGCGGGATCGCTTGGATTGTTCATCCTTTTGGCTTCGCTCATTTCAAACACTTACCAGGGCTGGAGCGAAATCGCCAAGCGGAACAAGGACGCGAAAACCGCACGGGACATCAGGGACTGGGTGTGGCAGCGCAGCGTCTAGCGGCTTTGGCCGGTATGATAATATAAAAGGGCTTGTCACTCCATCCCTTTTTATCGGGGGAACGAGCAACCCGGGGTAACGGAACGAAATGAGCCAGTTTGCAACACAAGGCGGCGGGCAGGACACTCAGCTTGCAACGACGCGTTCGCTTAAAAAGGCACGGGATCGCTTCGGCGAAATCCTCCTCGGCCAGGGAATCATAACCGAGGAACAGCTCAACGAAGCAATCCGGCTCCAAAAGACCAAGCGGAAAAAGCTGGGCCAGCTTCTTATCGAGCTCAACTACTGCAGCGCGGAGCAGGTCCAGCGCGCGCTCGCGATCCAGCTCGGCGTGGATTTCGTTGACGTGCGCGGGATGGAATTCAGCTCCGAGCAGCTCGGGCTGATCAGCCAGAAATTCATCAGCGCGCACAACATCCTCCCGTACATGCGCCAAGGAAACAGGCTGTACGTGATAATGGCCGACCCGCTTGACTATTCGGTCATCCAGAGCCTGGAGCTGGCCACCGACGCGATCATCCAGCCGCTCATCGGCGTCGAAGAAGACATCAAAAAGGTCATTTACGAAAACTTCGGCGCGAAGCAGACCGCGGAGCAGCTTATCGCGGA carries:
- a CDS encoding acyl-CoA thioesterase; the encoded protein is MSERQRKRATTETIADLVMPAATNIVGTMYGGDVLKHMDMAASLAALRFARKSCVTASTDAVDFHEPIRPGHIVEFNARVVLTGNTSMVIKIEVYGEEPLSAERYHCCTAFFTFVALGPGGKPSPVPELIIETPEEIADAERARQVRAASKERIKLAGEVPVMRTLDRGAH